In the Streptomyces formicae genome, one interval contains:
- the pssA gene encoding CDP-diacylglycerol--serine O-phosphatidyltransferase — translation MTVVDPETQAGWVPEAAEDEADEEMPLSLRLSIADTLTLGNATCGFMAVYFTTTGILIPHLQGSNESGMARHSAATAVILMLCAAVFDLFDGLVARKLRSSPMGAELDNLSDLISFGLAPAYFVLVYGMVADDAHQRVAAVGAIVVLLAVVLRLARFSCVTVKDGTFQGMPSPFGALTVVSIVLLELPFVATLLAIIGTAWLMVSRVEYPKPRGPLAVAMLSWIVAAMGLLAAWAFDAPGGQLLLQTGCALQVVLGAVIPLFATARRLNNFRDNRREARAAQLP, via the coding sequence TTGACCGTGGTTGATCCTGAGACACAAGCGGGCTGGGTGCCCGAGGCCGCGGAGGACGAGGCCGACGAGGAGATGCCTCTCTCGCTGCGCCTCTCAATAGCGGACACCCTCACGCTCGGTAACGCCACGTGCGGGTTCATGGCGGTGTACTTCACCACCACGGGCATCCTCATCCCGCACCTGCAAGGCAGCAACGAGAGCGGCATGGCGCGGCACTCCGCCGCGACCGCCGTGATCCTGATGCTCTGCGCGGCCGTCTTCGACCTGTTCGACGGCCTCGTGGCGCGCAAGCTGCGGTCCTCGCCGATGGGCGCCGAGCTCGACAACCTGTCGGACCTGATCAGCTTCGGTCTGGCGCCCGCGTACTTCGTCCTCGTCTACGGCATGGTCGCCGACGACGCGCACCAGCGGGTGGCGGCGGTCGGCGCGATCGTCGTGCTGTTGGCGGTGGTGCTGCGGCTTGCGCGGTTCTCGTGCGTGACCGTGAAGGACGGCACCTTCCAGGGCATGCCATCGCCGTTCGGCGCGCTCACGGTCGTCTCGATCGTGCTCCTGGAGCTGCCCTTCGTGGCGACGCTCCTGGCGATCATCGGCACGGCCTGGCTCATGGTCAGCCGCGTCGAGTACCCGAAGCCGCGCGGTCCCCTCGCGGTGGCCATGCTCTCGTGGATCGTCGCGGCCATGGGGCTGCTCGCGGCCTGGGCGTTCGACGCTCCCGGCGGCCAGCTTCTCCTGCAGACGGGCTGCGCGCTCCAGGTCGTCCTCGGCGCGGTGATCCCCCTCTTCGCCACGGCTCGACGGTTGAACAACTTCCGCGACAACCGGCGTGAGGCGCGGGCGGCGCAGTTGCCGTAG
- a CDS encoding phosphatidylserine decarboxylase — MPHSQTSAPRDGILQGRLARGASPWLLPTVATAALSLARARRSKGAAAVAVPATALAAGMLWFFRDPEREIAQGRVISPADGVVQSIMPWKDGRTRVAIFMSPLNVHVNRAPLAGTVTSVEHIPGGFVPAFNKESENNERVVWHFDTELGDIEMIQIAGAVARRIVPYVPQGSKVEQGERIGLIRFGSRVDIYLPEGVEVDVEVGQKTVAGVTRIDRG, encoded by the coding sequence ATGCCCCACAGCCAAACCTCTGCACCACGCGACGGCATTCTTCAGGGACGCCTTGCTCGCGGAGCATCGCCGTGGCTCCTGCCGACCGTCGCCACCGCGGCACTCAGCCTCGCCCGCGCGCGCCGCTCCAAGGGCGCCGCGGCCGTCGCCGTACCCGCCACCGCGCTGGCGGCGGGCATGCTGTGGTTCTTCCGCGACCCCGAGCGCGAGATCGCTCAGGGCCGGGTCATCTCTCCCGCCGACGGCGTGGTGCAGAGCATCATGCCGTGGAAGGACGGGCGCACCCGCGTCGCCATCTTCATGAGCCCGCTGAACGTCCACGTCAACCGCGCGCCCCTCGCGGGCACGGTGACGTCCGTGGAGCACATCCCCGGCGGGTTCGTCCCGGCGTTCAACAAGGAGAGCGAGAACAACGAGCGCGTTGTCTGGCACTTCGACACCGAGCTCGGTGACATCGAGATGATCCAGATCGCGGGCGCGGTCGCGCGGCGCATCGTGCCTTACGTGCCGCAGGGGTCGAAGGTGGAGCAGGGCGAGCGGATCGGCCTGATCCGCTTCGGCTCCCGCGTCGACATCTACCTCCCCGAGGGTGTCGAGGTGGACGTCGAGGTCGGTCAGAAGACCGTGGCTGGGGTGACTCGCATTGACCGTGGTTGA
- a CDS encoding acyl-CoA dehydrogenase family protein — protein sequence MSRLAQTAGLTDIQQEILSTVRDFVDKEIIPVATDLEHRDEYPQQIVDGLKELGLFGLMIPEEYGGLGESLLTYALCVEEIARGWMSVSGIINTHFIVAYMLKQHGTQEQKETFLPRMAAGEVRGAFSMSEPGLGSDVSAITSKGVKDGDEYVLNGQKMWLTNGGTSTLVAVLCRSDEGHPEGTAPHKSMTTFLVEKEPGFGEVRPGLTIPGKIDKMGYKGVDTTELIMDGLRIPANRVLGGTTGRGFYQMMDGVEVGRVNVAARGCGVAQRAFELGVSYAQQRHTFGKAIAQHQAIQFKLAEMATKVEAAHAMMVNAARKKDSGERNDLEAGMAKYLASEYCKEVVEDAFRIHGGYGFSKEYEIERLYREAPMLLIGEGTAEIQKMIIGRRLLEEYRFQG from the coding sequence ATGAGCCGACTCGCGCAGACCGCAGGTCTCACCGACATCCAGCAGGAGATCCTGTCCACGGTCCGGGACTTCGTCGACAAGGAGATCATCCCTGTCGCGACCGATCTCGAGCACCGTGACGAGTACCCGCAGCAGATCGTGGACGGTCTCAAGGAGTTGGGCCTGTTCGGGCTCATGATCCCTGAGGAGTACGGCGGCCTGGGCGAGTCGCTGCTCACCTACGCCCTGTGCGTGGAGGAGATAGCGCGCGGCTGGATGTCGGTCTCCGGCATCATCAACACCCACTTCATCGTGGCCTACATGCTCAAGCAGCACGGCACGCAGGAGCAGAAGGAGACGTTCCTGCCGCGCATGGCGGCGGGCGAGGTGCGCGGCGCGTTCTCCATGTCGGAGCCGGGACTCGGCTCCGATGTGTCGGCGATCACATCGAAGGGCGTCAAGGACGGGGACGAGTACGTCCTCAACGGCCAGAAGATGTGGTTGACGAACGGCGGCACATCCACTTTGGTGGCCGTCCTGTGCCGAAGTGACGAAGGACACCCCGAGGGCACGGCGCCCCACAAGTCGATGACCACGTTCCTTGTCGAGAAGGAGCCCGGTTTCGGAGAGGTCCGACCAGGCCTCACCATCCCCGGCAAGATCGACAAGATGGGTTACAAGGGCGTCGACACGACCGAACTCATCATGGACGGGCTACGTATTCCGGCCAATCGCGTGCTCGGCGGGACCACGGGCCGAGGGTTTTACCAAATGATGGACGGCGTCGAAGTCGGCCGCGTCAATGTGGCGGCGCGTGGTTGCGGTGTCGCTCAGCGTGCATTTGAGCTCGGTGTCTCTTATGCCCAGCAACGTCACACTTTCGGCAAGGCGATCGCCCAGCACCAGGCGATTCAGTTCAAGCTGGCCGAGATGGCTACCAAGGTCGAGGCCGCCCATGCGATGATGGTCAATGCAGCACGCAAAAAGGACTCCGGGGAGCGAAACGACCTCGAAGCGGGGATGGCGAAGTACCTCGCCTCCGAGTACTGCAAGGAAGTCGTGGAGGACGCGTTCAGGATTCACGGCGGTTACGGCTTCTCGAAGGAGTACGAGATCGAGCGCCTCTACAGGGAGGCTCCGATGCTGTTGATCGGTGAAGGTACCGCCGAGATCCAGAAAATGATCATTGGTCGTCGACTGCTCGAAGAGTATCGATTCCAGGGCTAG
- a CDS encoding MaoC family dehydratase — protein sequence MQFGRTYEEFTVGDVYKHWPGKTVTEYDDHLFCLLTMNHHPLHMDNNYAEKTTDFGKNVVVGNYIYSLLLGMSVPDVSGKAIANLEVESLKHVAPTFHGDTIYGETTVLDKTPSKSKSDRGIVHVETKGYKQDGTLVCVFRRKVMVPTETYIKERGGEQPGRPELNAPSTSTEKK from the coding sequence ATGCAGTTCGGCCGCACCTACGAAGAGTTCACCGTCGGGGACGTCTACAAGCACTGGCCGGGAAAGACGGTCACCGAGTACGACGACCACCTCTTCTGTCTGCTCACCATGAACCACCACCCGCTCCACATGGACAACAACTATGCGGAGAAGACGACGGACTTCGGGAAGAACGTCGTCGTGGGCAACTACATCTACTCGCTGCTGCTCGGCATGTCCGTCCCCGACGTCTCCGGAAAGGCCATCGCCAACCTGGAGGTCGAGTCGCTCAAGCACGTGGCGCCGACCTTCCACGGCGACACGATCTACGGCGAGACGACCGTCCTGGACAAGACGCCTTCGAAGTCGAAGAGCGACCGGGGCATCGTCCACGTGGAGACGAAGGGCTACAAGCAGGACGGCACCCTGGTCTGCGTGTTCCGCCGCAAGGTGATGGTGCCCACCGAGACGTACATCAAGGAGCGCGGCGGCGAACAGCCCGGCCGCCCGGAGCTCAACGCCCCTTCGACGAGCACGGAGAAGAAGTAG
- a CDS encoding HpcH/HpaI aldolase/citrate lyase family protein: MTAPINRLRPRRSCLAVPGSNPRFLEKAQGLPADQVFLDLEDACAPLAKPEARHTIVKFLNEGDWTGKTRVVRVNDWTTEWTYRDVVTVVEGAGQNLDCIMLPKVQTADQVVALDLLLTQIEKTMGFEVGKIGIEAQIENAQGLNNVNAIAEASQRVETIIFGPADFMASINMKSLVVGEQPPGYPADAYHFILMKILMAARANNLQAIDGPYLQIKNVDGYREVANRAAALGFDGKWVLHPGQVEAANEVFSPSQEDFDHAELILDAYEYYTSEAGGKKGSAMLGDEMIDEASRKMALVISGKGRAAGMERTSTFEAPEA, encoded by the coding sequence ATGACCGCGCCCATCAACCGCCTTCGCCCGCGTCGCTCCTGCCTCGCGGTACCGGGCTCGAATCCGCGCTTCCTGGAGAAGGCCCAGGGCCTCCCCGCCGACCAGGTCTTCCTGGACCTGGAGGACGCCTGCGCGCCGCTCGCCAAGCCCGAGGCCCGGCACACCATCGTGAAGTTCCTCAACGAGGGCGACTGGACGGGCAAGACGCGGGTGGTGCGCGTCAACGACTGGACCACCGAGTGGACGTACCGCGACGTCGTCACGGTCGTCGAGGGCGCGGGCCAGAACCTCGACTGCATCATGCTGCCGAAGGTGCAGACGGCCGACCAGGTCGTCGCGCTCGACCTGCTGCTCACCCAGATCGAGAAGACCATGGGCTTCGAGGTCGGCAAGATCGGCATCGAGGCGCAGATCGAGAACGCCCAGGGCCTCAACAACGTCAACGCGATCGCCGAGGCGTCCCAGCGCGTCGAGACGATCATCTTCGGCCCGGCCGACTTCATGGCGTCGATCAACATGAAGTCCCTCGTCGTCGGCGAGCAGCCGCCCGGCTACCCGGCCGACGCCTACCACTTCATCCTGATGAAGATCCTGATGGCCGCCCGCGCCAACAACCTCCAGGCGATCGACGGCCCCTACCTCCAGATCAAGAACGTCGACGGCTACCGCGAGGTCGCGAACCGCGCCGCGGCCCTCGGCTTCGACGGCAAGTGGGTCCTGCACCCCGGCCAGGTCGAGGCGGCCAACGAGGTCTTCTCGCCCTCGCAGGAGGACTTCGACCACGCCGAGCTGATCCTGGACGCGTACGAGTACTACACGTCCGAGGCGGGCGGCAAGAAGGGCTCGGCGATGCTCGGCGACGAGATGATCGACGAGGCGAGCCGGAAGATGGCGCTCGTCATCTCCGGCAAGGGCCGTGCGGCGGGCATGGAGCGCACGTCCACGTTCGAGGCTCCGGAGGCGTAA